A single genomic interval of Gossypium raimondii isolate GPD5lz chromosome 11, ASM2569854v1, whole genome shotgun sequence harbors:
- the LOC105804082 gene encoding EPIDERMAL PATTERNING FACTOR-like protein 2 isoform X1, which translates to MKILSHGFISCRRPCYFSLLFLLILSSTQVRYKVEGRSNPKSNSFSKMVNEEKTILRAQIGSRPPKCERRCSSCGHCEAILVPTNPQAKHGNKNSSTLISNAAYARGDGSSNYKPISWKCKCGNFIFNP; encoded by the exons atgaagattttaagtCACGGTTTCATATCTTGCCGGAGACCATGctatttttcccttctttttcttctgaTTTTAAGCTCAACGCAAGTGAGATACAAAGTTGAAG GTAGATCAAACCCCAAATCCAATAGCTTCTCCAAG ATGGTAAATGAAGAAAAAACGATATTGAGAGCTCAGATAGGTTCAAGGCCGCCAAAGTGTGAGAGAAGATGCAGTTCATGCGGGCACTGTGAAGCCATTCTAGTGCCCACAAATCCCCAAGCCAAACACGGCAACAAGAATTCTTCAACATTAATCTCAAATGCTgcctatgcaagaggagatggcaGCTCCAACTACAAGCCCATTAGTTGGAAATGCAAATGTGGGAACTTCATCTTCAATCCCTGA
- the LOC105804082 gene encoding EPIDERMAL PATTERNING FACTOR-like protein 2 isoform X2, with the protein MGLDKRGRSNPKSNSFSKMVNEEKTILRAQIGSRPPKCERRCSSCGHCEAILVPTNPQAKHGNKNSSTLISNAAYARGDGSSNYKPISWKCKCGNFIFNP; encoded by the exons ATGGGGCTCGACAAACGAG GTAGATCAAACCCCAAATCCAATAGCTTCTCCAAG ATGGTAAATGAAGAAAAAACGATATTGAGAGCTCAGATAGGTTCAAGGCCGCCAAAGTGTGAGAGAAGATGCAGTTCATGCGGGCACTGTGAAGCCATTCTAGTGCCCACAAATCCCCAAGCCAAACACGGCAACAAGAATTCTTCAACATTAATCTCAAATGCTgcctatgcaagaggagatggcaGCTCCAACTACAAGCCCATTAGTTGGAAATGCAAATGTGGGAACTTCATCTTCAATCCCTGA